A part of Streptomyces sp. NBC_01451 genomic DNA contains:
- a CDS encoding LacI family DNA-binding transcriptional regulator, with translation MTDNGSGSPTGSELKQPGRRRRTKSASGGPSTIRDVAVKAGVSVATVSRALAGNYPVSEATRARVMAAVESLHYVVNVHAKALSGQVAGPIAMVLQDITGPSLAHVAAGVEQEAAARGRLSLVCVTHNDRGREDDLVQLMREQHAAAVILVGGAVLDDAYHERMAEYARALESAGSRLVLCGRPPLPSSLPVTVVDYDNRGGAFQAVDHLLGMGHRRVLFLGGDPLMSSAEQRRSGYRQALRAHDVPYAEELDVAGQYTRVSGYQRIRAALKEGLGFTAIFAGTDVVAVGALAALREAGLSVPGDVSLVGFDDVPFAADLTPALTTVRVPYEDLGRTAVRLALEGEKPLADDHVVLGTQLVIRQSVRPPK, from the coding sequence GTGACGGACAACGGAAGCGGCTCTCCAACGGGCTCCGAACTCAAGCAGCCCGGCAGGCGGCGGCGTACCAAGAGTGCGAGTGGCGGGCCCAGCACGATTCGTGATGTCGCTGTGAAGGCCGGCGTGTCGGTGGCAACCGTTTCCCGAGCGCTCGCCGGGAACTATCCGGTCTCCGAGGCCACGCGTGCCCGGGTCATGGCAGCCGTCGAGTCCCTGCACTACGTGGTGAACGTCCACGCCAAGGCTCTCTCCGGCCAGGTCGCCGGCCCGATCGCCATGGTCCTGCAGGACATCACCGGACCTTCACTGGCCCATGTCGCGGCAGGGGTGGAGCAGGAGGCGGCGGCACGCGGCAGGCTCAGTCTGGTCTGCGTCACCCACAACGACCGGGGCCGGGAGGACGACCTGGTGCAGCTCATGCGCGAGCAGCACGCGGCGGCGGTGATCCTCGTCGGCGGAGCGGTGCTGGACGACGCGTATCACGAGCGCATGGCCGAATACGCCAGGGCGCTGGAATCCGCCGGTTCCCGGCTGGTCCTGTGCGGACGGCCGCCGCTGCCGTCCAGCCTGCCGGTGACGGTGGTCGACTACGACAATCGCGGCGGCGCCTTCCAGGCCGTCGACCACCTGCTCGGCATGGGACACCGGCGTGTCCTGTTCCTGGGGGGCGATCCCCTCATGAGCAGCGCGGAGCAGCGCCGGTCCGGGTATCGCCAGGCGCTGCGGGCCCACGACGTTCCGTACGCCGAGGAGCTGGATGTGGCCGGGCAGTACACCAGGGTCTCCGGCTATCAGCGGATCCGGGCCGCGCTGAAGGAAGGACTGGGCTTCACGGCGATCTTCGCGGGCACGGACGTGGTGGCCGTCGGTGCCCTGGCGGCGCTGCGTGAGGCCGGTCTGTCCGTGCCCGGTGACGTGTCCCTGGTCGGCTTCGACGACGTGCCTTTCGCCGCCGACCTGACGCCCGCGCTCACCACGGTGCGGGTTCCCTACGAGGACCTTGGACGCACCGCGGTCCGCCTGGCGCTGGAGGGGGAGAAGCCTCTCGCCGACGACCATGTGGTGCTGGGCACTCAACTGGTGATCCGGCAGTCGGTACGACCACCGAAGTGA
- a CDS encoding class I SAM-dependent methyltransferase has product MSTAHEITSPRTTGSDRPVSVVSPGIPRPWAADPYSEALATGGGPLFLRRADGWLLPLEVERWCAGADAADMKVLEHCEGAVLDVGCGPGRLVAELASRGLPALGIDVSEAAVARTVRLGGQALQRSVFEPLPAEGRWDTVLLIDGNIGIGGDPGALLRRMSQLLRQGGLLITETVPDSEVDERVTVHVVRIAADAHGSAGPPFPWARLGTPALLRLATHAGWRPAGQWTAGGRSFVALRNRADRADRRTRATAEPPNSTAVISSQRDRNPSPDRVVADR; this is encoded by the coding sequence ATGAGCACCGCACACGAGATCACGTCGCCGAGGACGACCGGCTCGGACCGTCCCGTGTCCGTCGTGTCCCCCGGCATTCCGCGTCCCTGGGCTGCCGATCCGTACTCCGAGGCCCTGGCCACCGGTGGCGGGCCGCTCTTCCTCCGCCGCGCCGACGGCTGGCTGCTGCCGCTGGAGGTGGAACGCTGGTGCGCCGGGGCCGACGCGGCGGACATGAAGGTCCTGGAGCACTGTGAAGGGGCCGTGCTCGACGTGGGATGCGGGCCCGGGCGGCTCGTCGCCGAACTCGCGTCCCGGGGCCTGCCCGCGCTCGGCATCGACGTCAGCGAAGCCGCCGTCGCCCGCACCGTGCGGCTCGGCGGCCAGGCTCTGCAACGCTCCGTCTTCGAACCGCTCCCCGCCGAGGGGCGCTGGGACACCGTCCTCCTCATCGACGGCAACATCGGCATCGGCGGCGACCCGGGCGCCCTCCTTCGACGGATGTCCCAACTCCTCCGTCAGGGCGGCCTCCTGATCACCGAGACCGTCCCCGACAGTGAGGTCGACGAACGCGTCACCGTCCACGTCGTCCGCATCGCCGCCGACGCTCACGGGTCCGCCGGCCCGCCCTTCCCCTGGGCCCGCCTCGGCACCCCGGCCCTGCTCCGGCTCGCGACGCACGCGGGCTGGCGCCCGGCGGGTCAGTGGACGGCCGGTGGCCGCTCCTTCGTCGCCCTGCGCAACCGCGCCGACCGCGCCGACCGCAGGACGAGGGCCACCGCCGAGCCGCCGAACAGCACGGCCGTGATCAGCAGCCAGCGGGACAGGAACCCGTCGCCGGACAGGGTGGTGGCAGACCGGTAG
- a CDS encoding hydroxyacid dehydrogenase codes for MPSPHLPSAVFAMNPVHLPELFPPHLMARVGELVRIDSTLVVQDFTDPAAREALAEAEILITGWGCPHIGAEALAAAPRLRTVLHAAGSVRSLIGADAWQRGLTVSSAVQANALPVAEYTLAAILFAGKDAFGLRERFRTVRAYPAPTEYADIGNLGRRVGVIGASRIGRRVLELLRPFDLTAALYDPYVDEAEAASLGAVPMSLEELLRTSDIVSLHAPDIPQTYRMLDRDRLALIRDGGVLINTSRGALVDPEALTDELVAGRISAVLDVTEPEPLSTGSPLYRLPNVFLTPHIAGSLGNELERLGRTVVDELALLAAGRRLAHAVSLADLAISA; via the coding sequence GTGGGGGAACTGGTGCGGATCGACTCCACGCTCGTCGTCCAGGACTTCACCGACCCGGCCGCGCGGGAGGCACTGGCCGAGGCCGAGATCCTGATCACCGGATGGGGCTGCCCGCACATCGGCGCCGAGGCGCTGGCCGCCGCGCCCCGGCTGCGCACCGTGCTGCACGCGGCGGGCAGTGTGCGCAGCCTCATCGGGGCGGATGCCTGGCAACGCGGCCTCACCGTCTCCAGCGCGGTGCAGGCCAACGCGCTGCCGGTGGCGGAGTACACCCTCGCCGCGATCCTGTTCGCCGGTAAGGACGCCTTCGGCCTGCGTGAACGTTTTCGGACCGTGCGCGCCTACCCCGCGCCCACCGAGTACGCGGACATCGGCAACCTCGGCCGGCGCGTCGGGGTGATCGGCGCCTCGCGGATCGGCCGCCGGGTGCTCGAACTCCTGCGCCCCTTCGACCTCACGGCGGCCCTGTACGACCCGTACGTGGACGAGGCCGAGGCGGCTTCCCTCGGCGCCGTACCGATGTCCCTGGAGGAACTGCTGCGCACCAGCGACATCGTCAGCCTGCACGCCCCGGACATCCCGCAGACCTACCGGATGCTGGACCGCGACCGGCTGGCGCTGATCAGGGACGGCGGCGTACTGATCAACACCTCGCGGGGCGCCCTCGTCGACCCCGAGGCGCTCACCGACGAGCTGGTCGCCGGGCGGATCAGCGCCGTGCTCGACGTCACCGAACCCGAGCCGCTGTCCACGGGGTCCCCCCTCTATCGGCTGCCCAATGTCTTTCTCACCCCGCACATCGCCGGATCGCTCGGCAACGAACTGGAACGGCTCGGCCGTACGGTCGTCGACGAACTGGCACTCCTCGCCGCAGGACGCCGGCTCGCCCACGCGGTAAGCCTGGCGGACCTGGCGATCAGCGCCTGA
- a CDS encoding alpha-galactosidase, whose amino-acid sequence MSVTHLRWGTDELSLILCLDPAGPVRVLAAGEAATLPDPGHEPELCALLTHRALPLVEVQTAGSGRLGTSGKRHVDGAAALALRYTGHEEVVHERRGDGNSDGDGDEDVRVLRVRMADRTTGLSVTAVCTLREGIPVLRTEACLENAGDRQVTLEYVSSFACANLARHLGDGERWEDGLALWLAANPWSGEYRWSRATLAERGLYDVGMVPFGQTGSKNRIAVTSTGSWSSSEHLPMGCLEEIRTGRALLWQIEHNGSWHAEVADRCDDVYLALSGPTDREHQWRRVLAPGGSFRTVPASVAFVPTGGPEAALDAMTRHRRATRRPHPDHQVLPVVFNDFMNSLMGEPSTKALLPLVDAAATAGAEYFCVDAGWYDVEPPGTVGPGGVPGWWDSVGEWKESGTRFPGGLMEVLDRIRDAGMVPGLWLEPEVVGVRSPVAAALPDEAFFRRDGVRLAEWGRHQLDLRHPAARAHLDGVVDRLVHHYGVGYLKLDYNIDIGAGTDGPDSTDSPGDGLLGHNRAHLDWLDGVLDRHPGLVLESCAAGGSRTDHAILSRLPIHSVTDQQDFRLLPAIAAAAPTAVTPEQGAIWAYPLPEHTDAELGMVMVTAMLGRVHLSGRPDLLTDHQMDIVREALATYKTYRHLLPTARPHWPLGLPDWRGGWLALALSTADDTTLLALWRRDGAPETVSVPLPWTTEADRPRLLFGAGPRPSYDWDGPERTVRVTLPAERSAVLLSFGTGPADTAT is encoded by the coding sequence ATGTCCGTCACCCACCTGCGCTGGGGAACCGACGAACTGTCCCTGATCCTGTGCCTCGACCCTGCCGGTCCGGTCAGGGTGCTGGCAGCGGGCGAGGCGGCCACGCTGCCGGATCCCGGGCATGAACCCGAACTGTGCGCCCTGCTCACGCACCGCGCCCTGCCGTTGGTCGAGGTCCAGACCGCGGGCAGCGGCCGGCTCGGCACCTCGGGCAAGCGCCATGTGGACGGTGCCGCGGCGCTGGCCCTGCGCTACACCGGTCACGAGGAGGTGGTCCACGAGCGACGCGGGGACGGGAACAGCGACGGAGACGGGGACGAGGACGTACGCGTTCTGCGCGTGCGGATGGCCGACAGGACCACCGGTCTAAGCGTCACCGCCGTCTGCACCCTGCGGGAGGGCATCCCGGTTCTCCGCACCGAGGCCTGCCTGGAGAACGCGGGCGACCGTCAGGTCACCCTGGAGTACGTCTCCTCCTTCGCGTGCGCCAACCTCGCCCGCCATCTCGGGGACGGCGAACGCTGGGAGGACGGCCTGGCCCTGTGGCTCGCGGCCAATCCCTGGAGCGGCGAATACCGCTGGTCCAGGGCCACTCTGGCCGAGCGCGGTCTCTACGACGTGGGCATGGTGCCCTTCGGCCAGACCGGGTCGAAGAACCGGATCGCCGTGACCAGCACCGGCTCCTGGTCCTCCTCCGAACACCTGCCCATGGGCTGCCTGGAGGAGATCCGAACCGGCCGTGCCCTGCTGTGGCAGATCGAGCACAACGGGTCCTGGCACGCCGAGGTGGCCGATCGCTGCGACGACGTCTACCTCGCGCTGTCCGGGCCGACCGACCGCGAGCACCAGTGGCGCCGTGTTCTCGCCCCCGGCGGGTCGTTCCGTACCGTACCCGCCTCGGTCGCCTTCGTTCCCACGGGAGGACCGGAGGCCGCGCTCGACGCCATGACCCGGCACCGGCGCGCCACCCGGCGCCCGCACCCCGACCACCAGGTGCTGCCCGTGGTCTTCAACGACTTCATGAACAGCCTGATGGGCGAGCCCAGCACCAAGGCCCTGCTGCCTCTGGTCGACGCAGCCGCGACGGCCGGTGCCGAGTACTTCTGCGTCGACGCCGGCTGGTACGACGTCGAGCCGCCCGGCACGGTCGGCCCCGGCGGTGTCCCGGGATGGTGGGACTCGGTGGGCGAGTGGAAGGAGTCGGGGACCCGCTTCCCCGGCGGGCTCATGGAGGTCCTGGACCGCATCCGCGATGCGGGCATGGTCCCGGGACTGTGGCTGGAGCCCGAGGTCGTCGGCGTACGCAGCCCGGTCGCCGCCGCCCTGCCCGACGAGGCCTTCTTCCGGCGGGACGGCGTCCGTCTGGCGGAGTGGGGACGCCACCAGCTCGACCTGCGCCATCCGGCGGCGCGCGCCCACCTCGACGGGGTCGTGGACCGGCTGGTGCACCACTACGGCGTCGGCTACCTCAAACTCGACTACAACATCGACATCGGTGCGGGCACCGACGGCCCGGACAGTACCGACAGTCCCGGCGACGGCCTCCTCGGCCACAACCGCGCCCACCTGGACTGGCTCGACGGCGTCCTGGACCGTCATCCCGGCCTGGTCCTGGAGAGCTGCGCGGCCGGCGGCAGCCGCACCGACCACGCGATCCTCTCCCGCCTGCCCATCCACTCCGTCACCGACCAGCAGGACTTCCGGCTCCTCCCCGCCATCGCCGCCGCCGCGCCCACCGCGGTCACCCCCGAACAGGGCGCGATCTGGGCTTACCCCCTGCCGGAGCACACCGACGCCGAGCTGGGCATGGTGATGGTGACGGCCATGCTCGGCCGGGTCCATCTCAGCGGTCGCCCAGACCTTCTGACGGATCATCAAATGGACATCGTGCGCGAGGCGTTGGCCACCTACAAGACCTACCGCCATCTCCTGCCCACCGCCCGCCCCCACTGGCCGCTCGGCCTGCCGGACTGGCGCGGCGGCTGGCTCGCCCTGGCCCTCAGCACGGCCGACGACACGACCCTGCTGGCTCTATGGCGTCGGGACGGCGCGCCCGAGACCGTGTCCGTTCCCCTTCCGTGGACCACCGAGGCGGACCGGCCGCGCCTGCTGTTCGGGGCGGGGCCACGGCCGTCGTACGACTGGGACGGCCCGGAGCGCACCGTGCGGGTGACCCTCCCGGCCGAGCGGTCGGCGGTACTGCTGTCCTTCGGCACCGGCCCGGCCGACACCGCGACCTGA
- a CDS encoding NAD-dependent epimerase/dehydratase family protein, translating into MRVLVTGGAGFIGSHVVEALTARGHEAVVFDLRDGPDVRDAEAVAAVLPGVDAVCHQAAMVGLGKDFRDAAEYVSHNDLGTAVLLSAMADAGVRHLVLAGSMVVYGEGSYACEWHGAVRPGPRTAADLDAGRFEPRCPRCEEGLTPGMVGEDAPADPRNVYATTKLAQEHLAAAWARSTDGAAVSLRYHNVYGPGMPRDTPYAGVASFFRSALARGEAPRVFEDGGQRRDFVHVRDVATANVAALEAGARAGALVAYNTGSGEPRTVGEMAQALASAYGGPEPMVTGEYRLGDVRHITADSSRLRAELGWKAEVGFAEGMREFAKARLRGE; encoded by the coding sequence ATGCGAGTACTGGTCACCGGCGGAGCCGGGTTCATCGGGAGTCATGTCGTCGAGGCGCTGACCGCGCGCGGGCACGAGGCGGTCGTGTTCGACCTGCGCGACGGTCCGGACGTGCGCGACGCCGAGGCGGTCGCGGCCGTACTGCCGGGCGTGGACGCCGTCTGTCATCAGGCCGCGATGGTGGGACTGGGCAAGGACTTCCGTGACGCGGCCGAGTACGTGTCGCACAACGACCTCGGCACGGCCGTGCTGCTCTCCGCCATGGCGGACGCGGGGGTGCGGCACCTCGTGCTGGCCGGGTCGATGGTCGTGTACGGCGAGGGCTCGTACGCCTGCGAGTGGCACGGGGCGGTACGACCCGGGCCCCGGACCGCGGCCGATCTGGACGCGGGTCGGTTCGAACCCCGGTGCCCGCGCTGCGAGGAAGGCCTGACACCGGGAATGGTCGGCGAGGACGCGCCGGCCGATCCCCGCAACGTGTACGCGACGACCAAGCTGGCCCAGGAGCATCTGGCGGCAGCGTGGGCCCGGTCGACGGACGGCGCCGCGGTGTCGCTGCGCTACCACAACGTGTACGGGCCCGGCATGCCCCGCGACACCCCGTACGCCGGCGTCGCGTCCTTCTTCCGGTCCGCGCTCGCCCGGGGCGAGGCTCCGCGGGTCTTCGAGGACGGCGGCCAGCGACGGGACTTCGTGCATGTGCGGGACGTGGCCACGGCCAACGTGGCGGCGCTGGAGGCCGGGGCCCGGGCCGGTGCGCTGGTCGCGTACAACACCGGCAGCGGGGAGCCCCGCACGGTGGGGGAGATGGCGCAGGCGCTGGCCTCCGCGTACGGCGGGCCCGAACCCATGGTGACCGGGGAGTACCGACTGGGGGACGTACGCCACATCACGGCGGACTCGTCCCGCCTGCGGGCCGAGCTGGGCTGGAAGGCCGAGGTCGGGTTCGCCGAGGGAATGCGGGAATTCGCGAAGGCAAGGCTTCGCGGGGAGTAG
- a CDS encoding glycosyltransferase family 2 protein — MTVAAPVDVVLPCLNEAEALPWVLARIPPNWRALVVDNGSTDGSPELARALGATVVHEPRRGFGAACHAGLTAATADIVCFCDCDASLDPSLLEPFVREVREGAADLVLGRRRPQGRGAWPAHARMGNLALARMLRRRTGLRLHDLGPLRAARREQLLDLALTDRRSGYPLQMVVRAADSGWRVVEHDVPYLPRTGDSKVTGTWRGTWQAVRDMGRVLSEPPAPGGGTAADLLSVLPGGTAQ, encoded by the coding sequence GTGACGGTCGCCGCGCCTGTCGACGTCGTCCTTCCCTGCCTGAACGAGGCCGAGGCCCTGCCCTGGGTGCTCGCCCGCATCCCGCCCAACTGGCGCGCGCTGGTGGTGGACAACGGATCCACGGACGGCTCGCCGGAGCTGGCCCGGGCCCTCGGTGCGACCGTCGTGCACGAGCCGCGCCGCGGCTTCGGCGCCGCCTGCCACGCCGGGCTGACCGCGGCCACCGCGGACATCGTGTGCTTCTGCGACTGCGACGCGTCACTCGACCCGTCCCTCCTCGAACCCTTCGTGCGCGAGGTACGCGAGGGTGCGGCCGACCTCGTGCTCGGGCGACGCCGGCCGCAGGGCCGAGGCGCCTGGCCCGCGCACGCCCGGATGGGCAACCTCGCGCTCGCACGGATGCTGCGTCGCCGCACCGGGCTGCGCCTGCACGACCTCGGCCCGCTCCGCGCCGCCCGCCGCGAACAACTGCTCGACCTCGCGCTCACGGACCGCCGCAGCGGCTACCCGCTGCAGATGGTCGTCCGCGCCGCCGACTCCGGCTGGCGTGTCGTCGAGCACGACGTGCCGTACCTGCCGCGCACCGGTGACTCCAAGGTCACCGGCACCTGGCGTGGCACCTGGCAGGCGGTACGGGACATGGGCCGGGTCCTGTCCGAACCACCGGCGCCCGGGGGCGGGACCGCCGCCGACTTGCTCTCCGTACTCCCTGGAGGAACCGCTCAGTGA
- a CDS encoding TIGR04282 family arsenosugar biosynthesis glycosyltransferase: protein MTTLLVIAKEPRPGRVKTRLTPPYTPREAAALAEAALVDSLRTVAATPARRRVLVLDGAPGPWLPPGFDVVPQCAGGLDERLAAAFAGCDGPALLIGMDTPQVTPALLTVDFADCDAYFGPAEDGGFWALGLARPDPELLRGVPMSTPTTGAVQYERLVMAGLRVRVLPCLRDVDTAGDAAAVAAAAPGSRFAAELGRLGAVAGR from the coding sequence GTGACCACACTTCTCGTCATCGCCAAGGAACCGCGGCCGGGCCGGGTCAAGACCCGGCTCACCCCGCCGTACACGCCCCGGGAAGCGGCCGCGCTCGCCGAGGCGGCGCTCGTGGACAGCCTGCGGACGGTGGCGGCCACCCCCGCCCGGCGCCGCGTGCTGGTGCTCGACGGCGCGCCGGGCCCCTGGCTGCCGCCCGGCTTCGACGTCGTCCCCCAGTGCGCGGGAGGTCTGGACGAGCGGCTGGCCGCCGCCTTCGCCGGTTGCGACGGACCCGCGCTGCTCATCGGCATGGACACCCCGCAGGTGACGCCCGCTCTGCTCACCGTGGACTTCGCCGACTGCGACGCGTACTTCGGCCCGGCCGAGGATGGTGGATTCTGGGCGTTGGGTCTCGCCCGCCCGGACCCCGAACTACTGCGCGGTGTGCCGATGTCGACGCCCACGACGGGTGCCGTGCAGTATGAGCGGCTCGTCATGGCGGGTCTGCGCGTGCGCGTGCTGCCGTGCCTTCGGGACGTGGACACCGCGGGCGACGCGGCGGCGGTCGCCGCGGCTGCCCCGGGGAGCCGGTTCGCCGCTGAGCTGGGGCGTCTCGGAGCGGTCGCCGGTCGATGA